A single region of the Anabaena sphaerica FACHB-251 genome encodes:
- the folB gene encoding dihydroneopterin aldolase yields the protein MDCIRLTGIRCYGYVGYLPEEKVLGQWFEVDLKLWVDLSQATETDAIEDTLDYRNVIGLVQNLVKISKFDLLERLAGAIANAILQQSDIVTQIQVILSKPAAPIPDFNGKISIEITRTKM from the coding sequence ATGGACTGTATTCGTTTAACAGGGATTCGCTGCTATGGCTATGTTGGGTATCTACCGGAAGAAAAAGTGTTAGGACAATGGTTTGAAGTGGATTTGAAGTTATGGGTGGATCTTTCTCAAGCTACTGAAACTGACGCTATTGAAGATACTCTAGATTATCGCAATGTTATTGGTTTAGTCCAAAATTTGGTTAAGATATCTAAGTTTGATTTGTTAGAGAGGTTGGCAGGTGCGATCGCAAATGCTATTCTTCAACAGAGTGATATCGTTACCCAGATACAAGTCATTCTTAGTAAACCCGCTGCACCCATCCCCGACTTCAACGGCAAAATTAGTATTGAAATTACCAGAACTAAAATGTGA